DNA from Tsuneonella dongtanensis:
AGCGAAGTGCGGATGCTTTTCCTCGACGGGCGCGACGACATGGCAACCTTTGCCGAATCGCAGCCGCTCGAAGCCGAACCGGGCCGCGAGTTCGAGTATTCCAGCAACACGACGGTCATCCTCGCCGACATCGCCGCGCGGGTCCTGACCCGCAGCACCGACCCCGACGTGCGGCGCAAGGCGGTGGCGGACTATCTCCAGACGCGCCTGTTCGGGCCCCTGGGGATGACGTCGATGGTCCCCGAATTCGACCGCGCGGGCACGCTGGTCGGCGGGAGCCTGATGCACGGCACGGCGCGCGACTGGGCGCGGTTCGGAGAGTTCCTGCGCAACAAGGGTAGCTATCGCGGCACGCAGGTCGTCCCGCGCCGCTGGGTCGAGTTCATGACCACTCCATCGCCCCGCAGCGGTCACTACGGTGCCCAGACCTGGCTCAACCGCGATCCGCCCGAAGGAAACGATCCCCTGTTCGCCGATCGCGGGCCGAAGAGCCTCTTCGCGATGATCGGGCACATGGGCCAGTACGTCCTCGTCGCGCCGGACCGGAAGCTCACCGTGGTCCGGCTCGGGCATTCCGACCGGGAGGAACGCCCACCGATGCTGCAGGAGCTGGCCGACGTGGTCGCCCTCTACCCCGGTACGTAGAGCGCGCCCTCCACAACCGTCGTACACCGGCCCCCGAGCCAGACGCGATCTCCCTCCATCCGGCAGGTGAGGTCGCCGCCGCGATCCGAGGCCTGGTGCGCGGTGAAGCTGCCGCGCCCGAGCCTTTCCGCCCAGAACGGCGCAAGCGCCGCGTGGGCCGACCCTGTTACGGCGTCCTCCCGCGCACCCGGCCCGCCGACGAATACCCGGCTGACGACGTCGCTTGCCGAACCGCGCGCGGTGCACGCGAACTGGTCGTTGCCGATGTGCGACAGGGCTTCGAAGTCGGGCGAGAGGGCGTGGACCTCAGCCTCGCTGGCGAAGAGGTAGATCCCGTAGCGGTCCGCGTTGCGCCAAGTTTCGAGCGGTCGCGCGCCGAGCAGTGCTTCGGCGTCGGGCCGTTCGCGCGGCTGAGTGCGAATCGCCCGGAGCGCCAGTTCGTAGCCGCCTGACGCGCGGCGAACCTCGACCGCGTCTCCTGCCCTCGTAAGGAGCGTGACCCGATCGGCGCCATCGCGGCCGAGGAGAACGTGTCCGCACGCAAGGCTGGCGTGGCCGCACAGCATGAGCTCGGCCCACGGCGTCCGCCAGCGGACCTCCCACTCATCCGCACGGGGAACGAGGAACGCCGTCGCGGGCAGCTGCAGCTCGTCGGCGATCGCCGCGAGCGCAGCGTCGGGCAGCCAGTCATCGAGCTGGACGACCCCGGCCGGATTGCCGGCGTACGCCCGGTCGGCGAACGCATCGACGTGCCAGAACGCCAGCTTCACCGCGCCGGCGCCGAACCCGCATCGGGCAGCAGTTCCTCGGCTGCGGAGCCGGTTTCGTCGACGAGGCCCTCGGGATCGGGATGAATCAGCACCTCGACCCCGGGAAACTCGGCCTCGATCTGCGCCTCGAGCTCGTCCATCACCCGATGCGCTTCGGCGACGGTCATGGCGGGATCGACCGCGGCGTGGAACTGGGCGAAGTCGTGCGCTCCGCTGGTCCGGGTGCGCAGGTCGTGGACACCGCGAAGCTCGGGGTGCGAGGCAATCACCGCAACGAAGGCCTCGCGCCTTTCCTCGGGCCATTCTTTGTCCATCAGATGGTCGATCGCTTCGGAGGACGCGCGCCACGCGCCCCAGGCGAGCCACAGCGCGATGCCGAGGCCGAAGGCCGCATCGGCCCCGGCGACGCCGATCAACCGGTCGAGCACCAGCGCGGCGATCACCGACAGGTTGAGGAAAAGGTCCGATTTGTAGTGAACGTTGTCGGTCTTGATCGCGAGCGAGCCCGTTCGCCGGATGACGTAGCGCTGCCAGGCAAGCAAGGCGAAGGTCGCCGCGATCGCCACGAGGGAAACGGCAATGCCCTCGTTCGCCGATTCCACGCGCCCTCCGGCGACGAGCTGGCCGATGGCGCGCGTCGCAATGCCCACTGCGGACAGCGTGATCAGTACGACCTGAAACATCGCCGCGAGTGCCTCGGCTTTGCCGTGACCGAAGCGATGGTTTTCGTCGGCGGGCATGGCGGCAATCCACACGCCGACGAGCGTCGCGATGCTGGCCACCAGATCGAGCCCGGTATCCGCGAGACTGCCGAGCATCGCGGTCGATCCGGTCTGCAACACCGCCCACGCCTTCGAACCGACCAGGAATGTCGCCATCGCGATCGACGCATAGGCGGCACCGCGGGTGAGCCGCGCGCGATCCGCCGGAGTGAGACCTGTCGCGGTCATGGATAGAGCAGCGTGCTGGTCCAGCCGCCGTCCGCGGTGCGCACGAAGCGGCGCCGGTCATGGAGCCGGTTGGGCCGGTCCAGCCAGAATTCGATTGCCTGCGGGTCGAGCGTGAACCCGGTCCAGTAGGGCGGGCGCGGCACTTCCCCTGCGGCCTTGCAGGCGCTTTCGAGTTCCTCGACGCGGGCGATGTAGGTCGCGCGGTCGTCGAGCGGGCGCGACTGGTCGCTCGCGGCGCTACCGACCTGGCTGGAATAGGCGCGGCTGTGGAAGTAGGCATCGGCCTGTTCGGGCGTGACTTCGGTCAAGGGTCCTTCGATGCGAATCTGGCGGCGCAGGCTCTTCCAGTGAAACAGCAGCGCGGCCTGCGGATTGGCGAGGATCTCGCCGCCCTTCCGGCTTTGCGCGTTGGTGTAGAACGTGAAGCCTTCCGCACCCCATTCCTTGAGCAGCACCATGCGAACCGACGGGGCGCCGTCGGGCGTAGCGGTGGCCAGCGCCATCGCGTTCGCATCGTTGGGTTCGGCGTCGCGCGCATCGGCGAACCATGTGCCGAACAGGCCGAGAGGATCGGAATCGGGAAGCGCTGAGCGGTCGGCATCCATCGTCAAGTTCTCATCCCTGTCACACCTGTCACACTGTCCTGGAGCAAAACATGCGCCCTTCGCACCCGCGAGTGCAGCGGCGAATGGCGACCTGGATCGTGCAAGCCATGCCGCGGCCCTACTCCCCCGGCATTCTGTAGGAAAGTCTCGCTTCTTGCGCACCCGGAGCGTGTCACCTAGCTAACACGCCATGGCCGATCCCTATGCAACCCTCGGAGTGCCGCGCAGCGCGAGCGAAAAGGACATCAAGTCCGCATACCGCAAGCTCGCCAAGGAGCTGCACCCCGACCGCAACAAGGACAATACGAAGGCCGCAGAGCGGTTCTCGGAAGTGACCCGCGCGTACGACCTGCTGTCCGACGCGACGAAGCGCGCGCAGTTCGATCGCGGCGAGATCGACGCCGAGGGCAATCCGGCCAATCCGTTCGGTGGCGGGTTCGGGGGCGGATTCGGCGGGGGTGGCGGCTTCCGTCCCGAAGACCTGCGCGGCCAGAACCCCTTCGGCACCGGCGGCGCCGGAGCCGAGGGTATCGACCTCGGCGACCTGTTCGAAGGACTGTTCGGCGGCGGCGGGGCACGTTCGGCACGCACGCAGGGACCGTTCGGTGGCGGAGGCGGTTTCGCCGGCCAGCAACGGCGGCCTCCACCGCCGCAAAAGGGCGGTGACATCGCCTACAAGCTGCGCGTCCCGTTCGTCGACGCGGCGACGCGCAAGGACCAGCGAATCACCCTTGCCGACGGCAAGACGATCGACCTCAAGCTTCCCGCTGGGGTCGAGGACGGCACCCAGATGCGCCTCAAGGGCAAGGGCCAGCACGGCCCCGGCGGCGCGGGAGACGGCATCGTGACGATCTCGATCGACAAGCACGCGTTCTTCCGCCGCGAAGGCGACAACATCCGGCTCGACCTGCCGATCACGCTTGCCGAGGCGGTTGGCGGAGGCAAGGTCAAGGTCCCGACGGTGGACGGACCGGTCATGCTGACGATCAAGCCCGGCACTTCGAGTGGCACGACGATGCGGCTCGGGGGCAAGGGTTTCGGCAGGAAGGACGGCAAGCGGGGCGACCAGCTCGTCACGCTCGAGATCGACCTGCCCGAAGATGTCACGGAACTGGCCAAGCGGCTCGATGGTTGGCAGGACAACCGCAATCTCCGCGCGAAGATGGGGGTTTGAGCATCCCGCAACCCGGGGAGACCATGGTCGAAGAGGACATCCCCGAGCCTCCGGAACGCGAAATACACACGCTTTCCCCGGAGGAGCGCCGCAAGGATGCGATCCGCCACCGCCCGGGCTTCCGCAGCCGAGCGGTCAGCACCCTGGGTCCCGGCAGCCGCGTGTTCGAGATCGTCAAGCGCGTGTCGATCGGTGCCTGGAACGACGGGTTCATCCACGCCGGCAACCTCGCCTACATGGCGATCATCGCGATCTTCCCGTTCTTCATCCTGGGAGCTGCGGTGTTCTCCGCGATCGGCGAGGAAGGGGAGCGTGCGGCGACCGTCAACGCGGTGATCTATGCCCTGCCTCCGATCGTCGCCAACGTGATCGAACCGGTTGCGCGGTCGGTCGTCGAGGCACGGAGCGGTTGGCTGCTGTGGCTTGGTGGGCTGGTCGGCCTGTGGACCGTGTCGAGCCTGATCGAGACGATCCGCGACATCCTGCGCCGCGCCTATGGCACCAGAGCGACCCACGCGTTCTGGAAATACCGCATGTGGTCCGCAGGGGTGATCTTCGCGGCAGTGATCCTGCTCATCGTCAGCCTGCTGGCGCAAGTGATGATCGGTACGGCGCAGGAGATCATCGACGCCTACCTCCCGCGGCTCGGGAACGCGATCGATGCGCTGCGCTTCAGCCGGATAGTGCCCGCTGTCGGCCTTTTCGGCTCGCTCTACCTGCTGTTCTACACGCTGACACCCAGCGCCTATCGCAAGCGGCGCTATCCCAAGTGGCCCGGCGCGCTGGCAACGACGCTCTGGTGGATCGGCGTGACAGTCGCTTTGCCCCCGGCGATCCGCAGCTTCTTCAGCTACGACCTGACCTACGGCAGCCTGGCCGGCATCATGATCGCGCTTTTCTTTTTCTATCTCGTCGGACTAGGAATGGTCATCGGCGCGGAGCTCAACGCGGCCCTGGCGGAAACGCCGGAGGAGGCGGAGAACCGCATCGGTCAGGCCGACGACCGGGCACGGGCAGCGGCCGGTCGGTCGCGCGAACAGATCGAGGCCCAGAAGGCCGAGTACGAGGGAATCGAATGACCAAGCTCATGGCGGGAAAGCGCGGCCTCATCATGGGCCTCGCCAACGACAAGTCGCTGGCCTGGGGTATCGCCAAGAAGCTGGCCGAGCACGGCGCCGAGCTGGCGTTCTCGTACCAGGGCGAAGCGCTGGCCAAGCGCGTGATCCCGCTGGCCGAGCAGCTCGGCAGCGACTTCTGCTTCGATTGCGACGTGTCGGAGATGGGCGCGCTCGACGCAGCGTTCGAGACGCTGAAGGCGCGCTGGGACACGCTCGATTTCGTGGTCCACGCGATCGGCTTTTCCGACAAGAACGAGCTGCGCGGGAAATACCTCGACACCAGCCTCGAGAATTTCCTGATGACGATGAACATCAGCGCCTACAGCCTGGTCGCGGTGGCCAAGCGGGCGGCCGCGATGATGCCGCCGCTCGCCGAGGACGGCAGCGGGGGAGGCTCGATCCTCACATTGAGCTACTACGGCGCGGAGAAGGTCATCCCGCACTACAACGTCATGGGCGTCGCCAAGGCGGCGCTCGAGACAAGCGTGCAGTACCTCGCCAACGATCTTGGTCCGGTGGGCGTGCGGGTGAACGCGGTCAGCGCCGGCCCGATCAAGACGCTGGCCGCGAGCGGGATCGGCGACTTCCGCTACATCCTCAAGTGGAACGAACTGAACTCCCCGCTGCGCCGCAACGTGACCATCGAGGACGTCGGCGGATCGGGTCTCTACTTCCTGTCCGACCTGTCGAGCGGCGTGACCGGCGAAGTCCACCACGTCGACGCAGGGTACCATGTCGTCGGCATGAAGCAGGAAGACGCCCCCGACATCGCGCTGGGATAAGAGGAACGGGTCAGCCCGCGGCAGCGTCGCGGTCGTGGACGAGGGTCAGGTCGACCCCGCGACCGCTGGGCTTGTATCCGGCGACCAGTCGCCCGAGAATCTCCCGCGCCGCTGGGGAATCTCCCGTCTCGATCGCCCGCTCGATCGCCACGAGATGCGGCTGCAGGTCGCGCCAGGTCATCATGTCCTCGTTGGCGCGCACGATCCGGGGATGGTCGGACGGCCGCCCGCCATCGCCGATCAGCAGTTCCTCGTAGAGTTTCTCGCCCGGCCTCAGCCCGGTGAACGCGATCTCGATATCGCCTTCCGGATTGGCCTCGTCGCACACCGTCAGGCCGGACAATTCGATCATATTGCGCGCCAGATCGACGATTCGCACCGGCTCGCCCATGTCCAGCAGAAACACGTCGCCGCCCTCGGCCATCGCGCCGGCTTGCAGGACCAGCTGGGCCGCCTCGGGCACGGTCATGAAATACCGGGTAACCTCTGGATGGGTGATCGTGACCGGCCCGCCCTCGGCGATCTGCTTGCGGAACAGGGGGATCACCGATCCGCTCGAACCGAGCACATTGCCGAAGCGGACCATCGAGAAGACCATGTCGGGGTATTCGGCCTGCAGCGCCTGGAGCACCAGTTCGGCCAGCCGCTTGGTCGCGCCCATGACATTGGTCGGCCGAACCGCCTTGTCGGTCGAGATGAGCAGGAAGCGCTCGACGCCCGCGGCGTGCGCCGCTTCCGCCAGGGTCCGGGTGCCCACGACGTTGTTGCGGATCCCCTCGAGCACGTTCTGCTCAACCAGCGGGACGTGCTTGTAGGCGGCCGCGTGGACGACCAGCGAGGGACGCCAGGCGGCGAGCACTTCGGCCATGCGCCGCCCATCGGCGACCGATGCCAGCAGCGGGACCAGCACCGGAACGCTCGCCTCCGGATCGTCGCCCCGTTCCGCGAGCGCTGCCGAGAGCTCCTGGTGGATCGCGTAGAGGTTGTATTCGGAATGGTCGACGAGCAGCAGCGCGGTCGGTTGCAGGCGCAGGATCTGGCGGCACAATTCGCTGCCGATCGAGCCCCCGGCCCCGCTGACCATCACCACCTTGCCGCTGACGTTCCTGCGCAGCAGCGCTTCGTCCGGGGGAATCGGAGCGCGGCCGAGAAGGTCCTCGATGTCGAGCTCACGCAGGTCACCGACCGAGATCGTCCCTTTCGCGATATCCGTGAAACTGGGCAATGTCCGCACATGGACGGGAAGGCCGCGCAGCGATTCGAGAATCTCGATCCGCCGCCGGCGCGATGCCGAGGGAATCGCCAGCAGGATGTCGTCGATTCCGTGTTGCTCGATGAGCCGCATCATCCGACTTGGCGGCAGGATGGGGAGCCCGCGCAGGGTGGAACCCCAGAGCGCCGCGTCGTCGTCGACGAACGCCTTCACCCGCATCGTGCGTGATGCGGCGATCGCCGCCGCAAGTTCGAGCCCGGCGTTGCCGGCCCCGTATATCGCCACCCGGCGGCCGGAATCCTTGCTCCATCGCGCAGTGTAGTTCTCGGCAAACATGACGCGGGCCGCGATCCGTGTGCCGCTGACCATCAGGGCGAGCAGGATGGGCTGGATGAGGCCGAGCGTGCGGGGCACGTTGGTGACCCCGATCAGGGTATACACCGTGGCGAACGGTAGCGTGTAGACCGCCACGGCGCGGAAGATCGAGATCAGCGCTTCTGGCCCGGTATGGCGGAAAATCGCCCGGTAGAGGCCGAACGATACGAAGATGGGCAGCGCGAGCGAGATCGAAACGATCATCGGCTGCAGCGGGCCATCGTCGATCGGCGGAAAGAAACCGATCCGCAGGTAGAACGCGAGCCAGACGGACAGCGCGCACATCACCACGTCGCCCGCGAGCGCGATTGCGCGCTTCACGCTGCGAGGGATCAGCAGGACCGCATCGGCAATGCTTTGCCAGCCGTTCATACCACCGTTCTCGGAATGCAAGTTGTCATATGAGCGCAGCAGACGATCAATTCGATTTCTCTTGCCATTCCCATTCGTCGACGACCAGCATGCCGTCAGAAAAGTGTATGACAGGCGGTTGCGCACCCGTCATTTCCGTTGTGTCAGCTATACGGTCGGCGCGATGCGCACGCCAGATCACAAGTCGACCGTTCGCCCGGTCGACGAAGGCGCCAGGATAGGGTCTGGTAGTTGCGCGCACGAGGCGTTCTGCCTCGAAGACGCTCCCAGCTAGATCGATGCTGCCGTCTTGCGGAGTACGGCCAGGCCATTCTGTCGCAAACCGATCGTCTTGCGCCCGCGGCTCGATTGTCCCGTCGCGTAGCCGGGGAAAGACTTCCCGAATGAGGTCGACGTGCGCATCATTCACTGCAGCATACAATTTGCCGGCGTCGCAATCGGCTGCGAGCGGTATCACCCGCTGAGCGATTATGGGTCCGGTGTCCACCCCATCGTCTAGTTTGAACATGGTAACCCCGGTCTGGTCCAAGCCCTTGATGATGGCCCACGGAATCGCCGCCCTTCCGCGACCGACCGGCAAAAGCGTCGGATGAATGCCGATCACGCCCTGCGTCGGCGATGCCAGCAATTCGGCTCGCGCGATCTGCGACCAGCCAATGATGAACAGCCAATCGATTGAGCGCTCTTGAATTGCAGCAACGGCAGTCTGGTTGTTGATATTGCGTACCTTGAGGAGATCAACGCCGTTTTGCCCGCAAAAATCGTCGAGATAGATTCGGCCGGACTTTGCCTGCGCCATGTCGTCTTCCAGCGTGATGGCGAGGTCAAGCTTACCGCCCACATCGTAAATGGCCTCCATGCAGGAGAGGCCCAGTTGAACGCAGGTGACAAAACCGAAACGCACCAATCTTCTCCTCAGTCACCTGCGCTTAGTACTTCGGCGGCGTGCGCTTTAGATAGCCGAACGTGCGCAGGACGATCGCGATATCGCTCAAGAGTGACATCCGCTGCGCATAAACCCCGTCGAAAGCGGCTTTCTCAGCTGCGCTCATCCCATCAAAGCTGTTGATCTGGGCAAGACCGGTCAATCCAGGCCTGCAGTCGAGAGCGCCGTTTTCCCGGCGCAGCACGATCAATTCGGACTGCGTGGGGATTGGTGGACGCGGCCCGACGAGCGACATATCTCCTTTCAAAATATTAACGAGCTGTGGAAGCTCGTCGAGGTTGCTGCGGCGAAGGAACCATCCGAAGGGACGTAGCTGCACTTCGCCCAGTTCGTCAGAAGCAACGTCGCGAGTATCGGCAGGCATGCTGCGGAACTTGTAGAACTCAAAGACCGCTCCCCCGCGCCCGACGCGCATTTGTCGAAAAATCGCAGGGCCCGGGCTCGATAGTTTGGCGCCGACCGCACAGAAAAGCATGACCGGCGAAAGGACGATCAGCGCCGACCCTGCGACAACGATGTCGACCAACCGTTTGCCGAATTCCCGATACACGGGCGATCAATCCATCCAGGTGCTGAACACGGTTTGGAAAGCTTCGGCGTGGCCTAGGCCGCATTCCGCCCCGCGCACTGCCGCAAGTCCGCGGATCGCCTCCTCACTGCGCGGATGGGGAAACGGGCGCATTACCTTGCGATAGCAGGCCAGCGCCGCCAACTTCGTGTCGAGCGTATCGTCGATCCCGACATACTCGTTTGCCTCGAACGCGGGGCCTAACGTCGGAAAACTCCAGTCGGTTGCAGAAGGGATCTCCATACAGTGCAACGATCGCACACGGGCCAAGTCCGAGCGGCGCTGAAATAGTCGCGTCGCTGCAAAACACGCGGCGGCGACCTGACGATGGTCGTCATTGAGGTCACCTGGATGGTGGGTAAAGATGCGGTCGGGTGCGAACGCAGCGATCTGCGTCTCGAGAAACTGAACCAGCTCGATGTGCGGCACGGTGTTAAGGCGAATATTCGGGAAATCGCCAAGTACGGGCTGGGCGAACCCTACAGTCCTGCAAGCATCTACGATGTCAGCGGCGAGTTCGGCATCGCTCGGCCGCTGCGTTCTTGCATCGACATGACCGCACAGAAGCACGGGCTGAATCGTTTCGCCCCGGGCTGCGAGCTTGGCTCCGGTCGCACCGAAGCCGAGAATTTCATCGTCTGGATGCGCCGCGACGACGAGGTTGACTGCCGGCTTCATCGTGCAGACCGATCGCTGAATGCGCCTATCGAAAGGTCGGGGGCATGATGACAATTCATTGATTACCCTATCCAAATGGCCGACCGAGACGATCGGGGCGGACCATTGGACCTAGTCCCTATCAGATCGAGCGGCCCGCCTTTAGCACTCCGCTCGACAAGGTCCACCCTCGAAGTCGCTAGACCCGGCCACCTTTGCCGGCCGGATTGACACTGCCGGAAAACTTGGGTTGGGCGTCGCTCCATGTCGAGCCCGCGCCCCATCAAACCCGTCGTCATTATCGGGGGCAGCAGTCAGGCGGGGCGCGCGTTGGCGCGCCGCGTTGCCCAGCCTGTTGTCCCGGTTGTGCGCGCCCCATCGGGACTTCCCGGCGAGCACGTCGTCGCGGCTTACGAAGACGGCCCCGGCGATCTTCCCCTCCACGGCGCCACGATCGTGAACTGCGCGGGGACCCCCTTCGGGAGCGTCGAGGTGCTCGACCGCGCCAATCGAGCAGTGCCGCTCGCGTGGGCGCGGGCGGCCGCCGAGCAGGATGCCGGGCGGTTCGTCCAGATATCGTCATTCTCGGTATTCGGTCCGGCCGAAGCGGTGGATGGCACGACCCCGCTGTCTCCTTCGTCGGATTACGGCCGCTCAAAGCTAGCCGCCGAACGAGACCTTGCCGGAACCGGCCTAGGTGGACGGCTCACCATCTTGCGGGTCCCGATCCTGATCGGAGGCGGAGCGGACAAGCTTGCGCAGCTCGTGGGTCTCGCCCGTCGGTGGCGCGTTATCCCGGCCGCTCCCTGGCCGACGCCGCGATCGATGCTCAGTTACGATGGCCTCGCGGCAACGATCATCGATATTATCGTTGGAGAGAAGGGCGGCACGTTGATGGCTGCCGATCCCATTCCCTTTACCCCGGCGCTTCTGGCCGAACACGCGCGCCGGGCCGGTATCGCCGCGCGCGTGGTGCGCGTCCCTCGGCCTGCGCTGGCTGCGGTCGAGCGCCTCCAGCCCGGAATCCATGCAAGCCTGTTTCGGCCAAGCGTCCTGTCGGATACGGCCAACGCGGTCGCGCGTGACGTCGAATTCGACCGCATCGGAACGGTTCTCGACCGCCTTCTGACGAAATGACGTCATCGCGACGGGTTGTCACTGCGTCGCACTCTGCCTAAAGCGCCGCGCGTCCGGCTACTCGGACAGGCAGTACGGTCGTGGATTCGTGAAAGGCATCATTCTGGCCGGGGGCAGCGGCACCCGGCTTTATCCGGCGACGCTCAGCGTCTCCAAGCAATTGCTGCCAGTCTACGACAAGCCGATGATCTATTATCCGCTGTCGGTGCTGATGCTTGCCGGGATTCGCGAGATCCTCGTCATCAGCACGCCGCGAGACGTGCCGATGTTCCGCGACCTGCTGGGCGACGGCAGCGATTTCGGGATCGCTCTCGATTATGCGGTGCAACCCGCGCCCAACGGTCTCGCCGAAGCCTTCATCATCGGCGCGGACTTCGTGCGCGGCGGCCCGAGCGCGCTGATCCTGGGCGACAACATCTACCACGGCGAGAAGATGGGCGAGAAGTGCGCCGCCGCCGCTGCCGAGGCCGCGAACGGCGGTGCGAACGTTTTCGCCTACCATGTCGACGATCCGCAGCGGTACGGGGTCGCCGAATTCGATCCCGCCACCGGCAAGGCGCTGTCGATCGAGGAAAAGCCCGCCGATCCGCGCAGCAACTGGGCGGTAACCGGGCTCTACTTCTACGATTCCGACGTCGTCGACATCGCGAAGTCGATCAAACCGTCGCATCGCGGCGAGCTGGAAATCACCGACGTCAATCGCACCTACCTCGAGCGCGGCGACCTTCACATTACCCGGCTTGGCCGCGGTTACGCCTGGCTCGACACTGGCACCCACGATTCACTGCACGAGGCGGCAAGCTTCGTGCGCACGATCGAACACCGTACGGGCATCAAGATCGCCTGTCCGGAGGAAGTAGCGCTAGAGCAAGGCTGGCTCGATGCCGAAGCCGTGCTCCGCCGCGCGGCAACGCTCGGCAAGACCGGCTATGCCGACTATCTGAAAAAGCTTGCCGGGGTGCGCGGGTGACCTCGTTCAAGCCTACCGAAATTCCCGCGGTCGTGGAGATCGTGCCGCAACGGTTCGGTGATCACCGCGGCTGGTTCTCCGAGGTGTACAAGCGCCCCGAACACGCGCAGGCCGGCTATGCCATCGACTGGATGCAGGACAACCAGTCGTTCTCCGCGCCCGCCGGCACCGTGCGCGGCCTTCACTTCCAGGTGCCGCCGGTTGCGCAGGACAAGCTCGTGCGGGTGCTCAGCGGTGCCGTATTCGACGTTGCGGTCGACTTGCGGCGCGGGTCGCCCACCTACGGGAAATGGGTGGGCCGCGAACTGACGGCCGAAGCCGGCAACCAGTTGCTGGTCCCGGTCGGTTTCGCGCATTGCTTCATGACGCTCGTGCCCGACACCCATGTGCTCTACAAGGTGAGCGCGCCCTGGTCGAAGGACCACGAAGGCGCAATCCGCTGGGACGACCCGTCGATCGGGATCGACTGGCCTGTCCTCGACGTCCCGCCGACCCTGTCCGACAAGGATCGCGACGCTCCCTTGCTCGCGGACTTCGACAGCCCGTTCGTCTACGAGAGCCGATAGCGATGCAGACCATTCTCGTCACGGGAGGCGCCGGCTTCATCGGTTCGGCCGTGGTCCGCCGCCTGGTGCGCCAGGGCCGCACCGTCATCAATCTCGACAAGCTTACCTATGC
Protein-coding regions in this window:
- a CDS encoding cation diffusion facilitator family transporter encodes the protein MTATGLTPADRARLTRGAAYASIAMATFLVGSKAWAVLQTGSTAMLGSLADTGLDLVASIATLVGVWIAAMPADENHRFGHGKAEALAAMFQVVLITLSAVGIATRAIGQLVAGGRVESANEGIAVSLVAIAATFALLAWQRYVIRRTGSLAIKTDNVHYKSDLFLNLSVIAALVLDRLIGVAGADAAFGLGIALWLAWGAWRASSEAIDHLMDKEWPEERREAFVAVIASHPELRGVHDLRTRTSGAHDFAQFHAAVDPAMTVAEAHRVMDELEAQIEAEFPGVEVLIHPDPEGLVDETGSAAEELLPDAGSAPAR
- the fabI gene encoding enoyl-ACP reductase FabI; this translates as MTKLMAGKRGLIMGLANDKSLAWGIAKKLAEHGAELAFSYQGEALAKRVIPLAEQLGSDFCFDCDVSEMGALDAAFETLKARWDTLDFVVHAIGFSDKNELRGKYLDTSLENFLMTMNISAYSLVAVAKRAAAMMPPLAEDGSGGGSILTLSYYGAEKVIPHYNVMGVAKAALETSVQYLANDLGPVGVRVNAVSAGPIKTLAASGIGDFRYILKWNELNSPLRRNVTIEDVGGSGLYFLSDLSSGVTGEVHHVDAGYHVVGMKQEDAPDIALG
- a CDS encoding PhzF family phenazine biosynthesis protein; the encoded protein is MKLAFWHVDAFADRAYAGNPAGVVQLDDWLPDAALAAIADELQLPATAFLVPRADEWEVRWRTPWAELMLCGHASLACGHVLLGRDGADRVTLLTRAGDAVEVRRASGGYELALRAIRTQPRERPDAEALLGARPLETWRNADRYGIYLFASEAEVHALSPDFEALSHIGNDQFACTARGSASDVVSRVFVGGPGAREDAVTGSAHAALAPFWAERLGRGSFTAHQASDRGGDLTCRMEGDRVWLGGRCTTVVEGALYVPG
- a CDS encoding DnaJ C-terminal domain-containing protein — encoded protein: MADPYATLGVPRSASEKDIKSAYRKLAKELHPDRNKDNTKAAERFSEVTRAYDLLSDATKRAQFDRGEIDAEGNPANPFGGGFGGGFGGGGGFRPEDLRGQNPFGTGGAGAEGIDLGDLFEGLFGGGGARSARTQGPFGGGGGFAGQQRRPPPPQKGGDIAYKLRVPFVDAATRKDQRITLADGKTIDLKLPAGVEDGTQMRLKGKGQHGPGGAGDGIVTISIDKHAFFRREGDNIRLDLPITLAEAVGGGKVKVPTVDGPVMLTIKPGTSSGTTMRLGGKGFGRKDGKRGDQLVTLEIDLPEDVTELAKRLDGWQDNRNLRAKMGV
- a CDS encoding serine hydrolase domain-containing protein codes for the protein MRHPASLIAALAALPAPLLLLAACSSQPPAPDPLTKEALAAVRADPGAPTEQLAREIDDLFANEGLGETRAVVVMHAGELAAERYAAGYGPETRFVSWSMAKTVTATMIGLLVADGRLTLDETPPIPRWRRAGDPRGEITLRQLLQMRSGLRHTESGDPPYESSEVRMLFLDGRDDMATFAESQPLEAEPGREFEYSSNTTVILADIAARVLTRSTDPDVRRKAVADYLQTRLFGPLGMTSMVPEFDRAGTLVGGSLMHGTARDWARFGEFLRNKGSYRGTQVVPRRWVEFMTTPSPRSGHYGAQTWLNRDPPEGNDPLFADRGPKSLFAMIGHMGQYVLVAPDRKLTVVRLGHSDREERPPMLQELADVVALYPGT
- the pdxH gene encoding pyridoxamine 5'-phosphate oxidase: MDADRSALPDSDPLGLFGTWFADARDAEPNDANAMALATATPDGAPSVRMVLLKEWGAEGFTFYTNAQSRKGGEILANPQAALLFHWKSLRRQIRIEGPLTEVTPEQADAYFHSRAYSSQVGSAASDQSRPLDDRATYIARVEELESACKAAGEVPRPPYWTGFTLDPQAIEFWLDRPNRLHDRRRFVRTADGGWTSTLLYP
- a CDS encoding YihY/virulence factor BrkB family protein, with the translated sequence MVEEDIPEPPEREIHTLSPEERRKDAIRHRPGFRSRAVSTLGPGSRVFEIVKRVSIGAWNDGFIHAGNLAYMAIIAIFPFFILGAAVFSAIGEEGERAATVNAVIYALPPIVANVIEPVARSVVEARSGWLLWLGGLVGLWTVSSLIETIRDILRRAYGTRATHAFWKYRMWSAGVIFAAVILLIVSLLAQVMIGTAQEIIDAYLPRLGNAIDALRFSRIVPAVGLFGSLYLLFYTLTPSAYRKRRYPKWPGALATTLWWIGVTVALPPAIRSFFSYDLTYGSLAGIMIALFFFYLVGLGMVIGAELNAALAETPEEAENRIGQADDRARAAAGRSREQIEAQKAEYEGIE